From the Babylonia areolata isolate BAREFJ2019XMU chromosome 15, ASM4173473v1, whole genome shotgun sequence genome, one window contains:
- the LOC143290434 gene encoding KAT8 regulatory NSL complex subunit 2-like isoform X1, which produces MNSRNMLRGKAALIRNIKSRGTSERLPCAYSHRQCTQTRLENYDYCLKHILEDKNSPFKQCSFTAPKTNRRCTNAAPKSDRKEGRFCLEHAKRIVLSRQRAGRKQRAKETAETLLEELAMSSAAALDASNDTKRLRRPVDSIASKALEYGSSSDSDTEVPSVDQAWRRDNDSDAESIDSEQEDPLKHAGVYSQEEAALLLRDKLIRLQSLYIDQFKRLQHVLKEKRRKFLHTYKQEREMLGPIQAYKQDPAQRKKYERLRAMRRYHKFFGKEALLHQKCNLRRIAVAEGVNHRPPVFSRCTVNTPDGRCNKKVVPLSKFCMGHILLDPHQVLFEACRFRNGQCGEPVFSVDDVPLCRHHFAAAAAPAPVSCAMQTEDPLKVEVDIKIEVDDIPVQPEPTTAPRNTATPHTSRDNTVTGLQVGSSDDRCVPEADSISVLDVVDDDRLNSSGEGALDIGDLNVSMDDDDLIRFVEGEHIDAINNVLDNNLLD; this is translated from the exons ATGAATTCAAGAAACATGCTGCGTGGAAAAGCTGCTTTGATTCGCAACATCAAATCACGAGGCACTTCAGAGCGGCTGCCATGTGCCTACAGCCATCGCCAGTGCACTCAGACACGCCTGGAGAACTATGACTATTGCCTGAAGCATATCCTGGAAGACAAGAACAGTCCGTTCAAACAGTGCAGCTTCACGGCACCAAAAACCAACAGAAGATGCACAAATGCTGCACCCAAATCAGATCGAAAAGAAGG CAGGTTCTGTTTGGAACACGCCAAGCGTATCGTGCTTTCCCGGCAGCGAGCGGGTCGGAAACAGCGCGCCAAGGAAACGGCAGAAACGCTGTTGGAGGAACTGGCCATgtccagtgctgcagccttggacgCCTCTAACGATACAAAGCGCCTCAGACGGCCAGTGGACAGCATTGCCAGTAAAGCGCTAG AGTATGGGAGCTCCAGTGACTCTGACACAGAGGTACCATCAGTTGATCAAGCTTGGCGAAGAGATAACGACAGTGACGCTGAAAGTATCGACAGCGAACAAGAGGACCCACTCAA gcATGCAGGGGTGTACAGTCAGGAGGAGGCAGCACTGCTGCTGCGAGACAAACTGATCCGCCTGCAGTCCCTCTACATCGACCAGTTCAAGCGGCTGCAGCACGTGCTCAAAGAGAAGCGCCGCAAGTTCTTACACACGTACAAGCAGGAGCGGGAAATGCTGG GTCCCATTCAGGCCTACAAACAGGATCCAGCTCAACGCAAAAAGTATGAACGTCTTCGAGCCATGAGGCGCTACCATAAATTCTTTGGCAAG gaggCTCTTCTGCATCAGAAATGCAACCTCCGTCGCATTGCAGTGGCGGAGGGGGTGAACCATCGCCCCCCTGTGTTCAGTCGCTGCACAGTTAACACCCCTGACGGCCGCTGCAACAAGAAAGTGGTGCCGCTGTCCAAATTCTGCATGGGGC ACATTTTATTGGACCCTCACCAAGTGCTGTTTGAGGCCTGCCGGTTCCGGAACGGTCAGTGTGGAGAGCCTGTGTTCAGTGTGGATGACGTCCCCCTGTGTCGTCACCACTTTGCTGCAGCAGCGGCTCCTGCCCCTGTGTCCTGCGCCATGCAG ACTGAAGACCCCCTGAAAGTGGAGGTGGACATAAAGATTGAGGTGGATGACATTCCAGTCCAGCCAGAACCCACCACAGCACCAAGGAATACTGCCACTCCCCACACCAGCAGAGACAACACGGTGACAGGTCTCCAGGTGGGCAGCAGTGACGACAGGTGTGTGCCTGAAGCCGACTCCATCAGTGTGTTGGACGTCGTCGATGACGACAGACTTAACTCCTCTGGGGAAGGGGCGCTGGACATTGGTGACCTCAATGTCAGCATGGATGACGATGATCTGATTCGCTTTGTGGAAGGGGAACACATTGATGCCATTAACAATGTTCTAGACAACAATCTTCTGGATTGA
- the LOC143290435 gene encoding histone acetyltransferase type B catalytic subunit-like → MAEVSLVRNKLEDFKCCANDAIHFKLVRQEADLEDEKTTFKPDMTHQIFGEQESIFGYKDLEVQLFYTAGKLMPYLSLQYTDRVPVTGSDGVYADNVAQKLMKEMPPEVLTNKDDFLATVDKDVNFTPYGELLHSYTVTVDGEDREFQIYKPDIETPGFREYHKRLQTFILFFIDAASYIDDDDDKWTYYLLFEKYKRDGNTVYAIAGYMTAYNYYAYPKNIRPRLSQFLILPPFQRQGHGAVLLQAFYNDVVPRSLVIDITVEDPSEDFQRLRDFVDARNCMSLTNYQPDYLLEGFHPAMAEEARTKLKLNKRQARRVYEILRLKITDENNTSMYRQYRLDLKRRLNKPFQRNQRDYHKLERALQPDELAQMMSNMSAEQRHMVLEKQFQEHITLYKQILSRLDKAA, encoded by the exons ATGGCGG agGTCAGCCTTGTTCGCAACAAATTGGAAGACTTCAAATGTTGTGCCAATGACGCAATTCATTTCAAGCTAG TGCGTCAAGAAGCAGACCTCGAAGATGAGAAGACTACATTCAAACCAGATATGACACATCAAATATTTGGTGAACA AGAAAGCATCTTTGGCTACAAGGACCTGGAGGTTCAGCTGTTCTACACAGCAGGGAAGTTGATGCCATACCTGTCTCTGCAGTACACAGACCGGGTGCCTGTCACTGGGTCTGATGGGGTTTAT GCAGACAACGTGGCCCAGAAGCTGATGAAGGAGATGCCTCCTGAGGTCCTGACAAACAAGGATGACTTTCTGGCCACCGTCGACAAGGACGTCAATTTCACACCCTACGGCGAACTTCTACACAGCTACACTGTCACCGTTG ATGGAGAAGACAGGGAGTTTCAGATCTATAAACCTGACATAGAGACACCAGGGTTCAGAGAGTACCACAAGAGATTACAgaccttcatcctcttcttcattgATGCTGCTTCCTAtatcgatgacgacgatgacaagtGGACATATTACCTGCT ATTTGAGAAGTACAAGCGAGATGGAAACACCGTGTATGCCATAGCTGGCTACATGACAGCCTACAATTACTACGCTTATCCCAAAAATATCAGACCTCGTCTTAG CCAGTTTCTGATTCTACCTCCATTCCAAAGACAGGGGCATGGAGCAGTGTTACTACAGGCATTTTACAACGATGTTGTGCCAAGGTCGTTAGTCATTGATATCACTG TGGAAGACCCTTCGGAAGACTTCCAGCGTCTGCGTGACTTTGTGGACGCACGGAACTGCATGAGTCTGACAAACTACCAGCCGGACTACCTGCTGGAGGGTTTCCACCCGGCCATGGCTGAGGAGGCACGAACCAAGCTGAAACTGAACAAG CGACAGGCCAGACGAGTGTACGAGATCCTGCGTCTGAAAATCACAGATGAGAACAACACTTCAATGTACAGGCAGTACAGACTGGACCTGAAGAGGCGGCTCAACAAACCCTTCCAG AGGAACCAGCGGGACTACCACAAGCTGGAGCGAGCCCTGCAGCCTGACGAGCTGGCCCAGATGATGAGCAACATGTCTGCTGAGCAGCGCCACATGGTGCTGGAGAAACAGTTCCAGGAGCACATCACTCTCTACAAACAGATCCTCAGTCGCCTGGACAAGGCTGCGTAA
- the LOC143290434 gene encoding KAT8 regulatory NSL complex subunit 2-like isoform X2: MNSRNMLRGKAALIRNIKSRGTSERLPCAYSHRQCTQTRLENYDYCLKHILEDKNSPFKQCSFTAPKTNRRCTNAAPKSDRKEGFCLEHAKRIVLSRQRAGRKQRAKETAETLLEELAMSSAAALDASNDTKRLRRPVDSIASKALEYGSSSDSDTEVPSVDQAWRRDNDSDAESIDSEQEDPLKHAGVYSQEEAALLLRDKLIRLQSLYIDQFKRLQHVLKEKRRKFLHTYKQEREMLGPIQAYKQDPAQRKKYERLRAMRRYHKFFGKEALLHQKCNLRRIAVAEGVNHRPPVFSRCTVNTPDGRCNKKVVPLSKFCMGHILLDPHQVLFEACRFRNGQCGEPVFSVDDVPLCRHHFAAAAAPAPVSCAMQTEDPLKVEVDIKIEVDDIPVQPEPTTAPRNTATPHTSRDNTVTGLQVGSSDDRCVPEADSISVLDVVDDDRLNSSGEGALDIGDLNVSMDDDDLIRFVEGEHIDAINNVLDNNLLD; the protein is encoded by the exons ATGAATTCAAGAAACATGCTGCGTGGAAAAGCTGCTTTGATTCGCAACATCAAATCACGAGGCACTTCAGAGCGGCTGCCATGTGCCTACAGCCATCGCCAGTGCACTCAGACACGCCTGGAGAACTATGACTATTGCCTGAAGCATATCCTGGAAGACAAGAACAGTCCGTTCAAACAGTGCAGCTTCACGGCACCAAAAACCAACAGAAGATGCACAAATGCTGCACCCAAATCAGATCGAAAAGAAGG GTTCTGTTTGGAACACGCCAAGCGTATCGTGCTTTCCCGGCAGCGAGCGGGTCGGAAACAGCGCGCCAAGGAAACGGCAGAAACGCTGTTGGAGGAACTGGCCATgtccagtgctgcagccttggacgCCTCTAACGATACAAAGCGCCTCAGACGGCCAGTGGACAGCATTGCCAGTAAAGCGCTAG AGTATGGGAGCTCCAGTGACTCTGACACAGAGGTACCATCAGTTGATCAAGCTTGGCGAAGAGATAACGACAGTGACGCTGAAAGTATCGACAGCGAACAAGAGGACCCACTCAA gcATGCAGGGGTGTACAGTCAGGAGGAGGCAGCACTGCTGCTGCGAGACAAACTGATCCGCCTGCAGTCCCTCTACATCGACCAGTTCAAGCGGCTGCAGCACGTGCTCAAAGAGAAGCGCCGCAAGTTCTTACACACGTACAAGCAGGAGCGGGAAATGCTGG GTCCCATTCAGGCCTACAAACAGGATCCAGCTCAACGCAAAAAGTATGAACGTCTTCGAGCCATGAGGCGCTACCATAAATTCTTTGGCAAG gaggCTCTTCTGCATCAGAAATGCAACCTCCGTCGCATTGCAGTGGCGGAGGGGGTGAACCATCGCCCCCCTGTGTTCAGTCGCTGCACAGTTAACACCCCTGACGGCCGCTGCAACAAGAAAGTGGTGCCGCTGTCCAAATTCTGCATGGGGC ACATTTTATTGGACCCTCACCAAGTGCTGTTTGAGGCCTGCCGGTTCCGGAACGGTCAGTGTGGAGAGCCTGTGTTCAGTGTGGATGACGTCCCCCTGTGTCGTCACCACTTTGCTGCAGCAGCGGCTCCTGCCCCTGTGTCCTGCGCCATGCAG ACTGAAGACCCCCTGAAAGTGGAGGTGGACATAAAGATTGAGGTGGATGACATTCCAGTCCAGCCAGAACCCACCACAGCACCAAGGAATACTGCCACTCCCCACACCAGCAGAGACAACACGGTGACAGGTCTCCAGGTGGGCAGCAGTGACGACAGGTGTGTGCCTGAAGCCGACTCCATCAGTGTGTTGGACGTCGTCGATGACGACAGACTTAACTCCTCTGGGGAAGGGGCGCTGGACATTGGTGACCTCAATGTCAGCATGGATGACGATGATCTGATTCGCTTTGTGGAAGGGGAACACATTGATGCCATTAACAATGTTCTAGACAACAATCTTCTGGATTGA